The nucleotide sequence AAGGTCGCCGTGTTTCCTTTATCTCCTACGGCTCAGTCCAGTCCGTACGTCGCTAAACGAGCGCTTCCGCTTTTGTTCTTAACCATTTTATAGTTTGCATATTTTTGTTCCCTTATCAAAAAATAAGAAAAAAAGAGGTAAGGGGATTTTAAAATGAAAAAAATCATGTTTCTCATGTTAACTATTTGCTTATTTGCATTCCCGCTATCGATAAGCGCAAATTCGTATGGATGGGGGTTTAAAAAAGGGAATAATCATCAACCACCAGATGTAGGAAAATACGCACAAATGCTGCAAGGGAAGGGCTTCTACATTGATCCTTCTGGAGAAAAAGTCGTGTACTTAACCTTCGATAATGGATATGAAAAAGGCTACACTGGTCAAATTCTTGACGTCCTTAAGGAGAAGGGAGTTCCAGCTACTTTTTTCGTGACTGGACATTATGTGGACAGTAGAGAAAAGCTCGTGAAACGAATGGTTAAGGAAGGTCACATCATCGGAAACCACTCCTACCATCATCCGGACTTCACTAAGTTAAGTAAAGGAAAAATGAAAAAAGAACTAGAAGAGCTGGAACAAGCTGTCGCAGATATAACAAAGCAAGATTCCATGAAATATCTGCGTCCGCCAAGAGGAACGTTTAGTAATCAAACCTTGAAATGGGCAAACGAATTTGGATACTTGAACATGTTTTGGTCCCTTGCGTTTGTTGATTGGAATACCGATGCCCAAGGTGGCTGGCAAAAATCATACAATCAAGTACTCAAACAGGTGCACCCTGGAGCGATTATTCTGCTTCATACCGTTTCAAAGGATAATGCGGACGCGCTAGCTCATATGATCGATGACCTTCGCAAACAAGGCTACACGTTTAAAAGTTTAGACTACTTGCTGATGAAGAACCTAGTTCCAAAACCCCTATTTTCATTGTGAGAGAAAGCTCTGGCATGAGTGATATGCCAGAGCTTTCTTCCTTTTTTGAAGCGCATACAATTTTAGATTTTTCTGACAAGTTAAGTCGATTCCCTTTCTTTCACAGTTTGACATCTGATATAATGACTAGAAATTAGTACTAACTACTAAATGAGGTGAAACCGTGAGGAAAGAAGAGTTAATTGCACCGGAACAATACAATATTGCGATGGAAATGGATTTTTATGCGAAAGAGAACCCAACGAGGCAGGCCATTATTTGGACAGACGATCAAGGGAACTCAGAGACGATTACGTATGAGAAGCTTATCCAAGGAGCAAATCAAATAGCGAATGTGTTTGCGGCAAAAGGATTGAAAAAAGGAGATAAAATCTTGGTGATGATGCCAAGGTATATTGCTTCCTATCAAGTCTATTTAGCGGCATTAAAATCAGGGATCATTATTATCCCGAGTTCAGAAATGCTACGTACGAAGGATTTACAATACCGTGTGACACATGGGGAAGTACAAGGAGTAGTAAGCTTCTATCCTTATGTTAGTCAATATAAAGGATTAGAAGAGTACGAAAAGCTTACTAAGTTTTCCGTTGGTCAGCCAGTCGATGGCTGGCATGACCTAGATGGATTAGCGGCAGAAGCTCCAGAGCAGTTCGAAATAGTTCATACATCCCGTGATGATATTGCTTTTCTTCCTTATACATCTGGGACGACAGGAAATCCAAAAGGGGTCGTCCATACGCATGGTTGGGGATTTGCCCACTTGAAAACAGCGTCGAAGAACTGGCTAGGCATTAAAGAAAAGGATGTCGTTTGGGCGACCGCTGCACCCGGCTGGCAAAAATGGGTGTGGAGTCCATTCCTGTCTGTGTTAGGCTCTGGCTCAACCGGTTTTGTCTATAATGGACGGTTTGATCCTAATATTTATCTCGGATTACTAGAGGATTATAAAATCAATGTTCTCTGCTGTACCCCAACAGAATATCGCTTAATGGCCAAAGTCGACAACATAAACAAATACAAGTTACCTGCATTGCATAGTGCGGTTTCAGCTGGAGAACCATTGAATAGAGAGGTAATTGATACATTCCAGCGTTATTTTGACGTCACCGTAAGAGATGGGTATGGTCAAACAGAAAATACCCTTCTTCTAGGGGTTATGAAGGACATGGAGGTAAAACCAGGTTCAATGGGGAAACCAACTCCAGGGAATGACGTGCAAATTATTGACGAGATTGGCTTGCCGGTTTCAGTTGGGGTGGTTGGAGATATCGCGATTCCGTTAGATACACCTGCACTGTTTAAGGAGTATTATAAGGATTTAGAACGTACGGCAAAATCTCAGAGAGGCAACTACTATGTCACAGGCGACCAAGCAAGAATGGATGAGGAAGGCTATTTCTGGTTTGAAGGAAGAAGTGATGATATTATCGTTAGCTCCGGCTATACAATTGGACCATTTGAAGTAGAGGATGCTTTAGTGAAACACCCAGCTGTAAAAGAGTGTGCTGTAGTCGCGAGCCCAGATGAAGTTCGAGGGAATGTTGTAAAAGCTTTTATTGTCCTAAAAGATTTGAGCCAAGCGAGTGATACATTGGTCAAAGAATTACAGGATCACGTTAAAAGTCTAACAGCCCCTTACAAATATCCAAGAAAAGTAGAATTCATTGAAGAGCTACCAAAAACATCTTCTGGAAAAATTCGCAGGGTTGAATTACGGGAAAAAGAATTTGTACAACTTTAAAACATTTTAACTAATATCTATGATAAGATGGGAAAAAAAGGGGTACAGGGGGAGAAGGAGAATGACCAAAAAGGAATGGCTATGGGTGTTACTTATCGCCCTTGTTATTGTTCTTATTCCGATTCCCATCGTTAGTCCAAGCTAAATTAAATCACAAAACTAGGCTATCCAATAATGGTTGGGTAGCCTAGTTTTTTATATCTAAGAATATTAGGAAAGGTACTGGGAAAATTTTTCGTAAAAAAATAAAACAGAAAACTTGAAAGTCAAAAAAAGTCAAACTATAATGTGGTTAAAGGTCAAATATAGTCAAAGTCAAATTTGATCTATTCCAATTTTTAAAAGTAGAAGGAGGATGCGAATATGCAATGTCAAAATTGTGGTGTTCGAGAAGCAAATGTTAATGTTACCCTTCGTTTTAATAACCAATATCAAAACTTACAACTTTGTGATACTTGCTTGGAACAAATGAAAGAACAATATAGTAAAAGTCCTGCTGGGGCTTTTCAGCCAAATTCGTCTGATTCCTTTTTCCAAGACTTTTTTGGGAAATCAGGTTTTCAAGCCAACCAACAACAAGGTGCAAATCAACAACGAGGAAATAAAGGTGGAGGCTTGTTGGACGAGTTAGGTCGTAACCTTACGAATGCTGCCAAAGCAGGTCTTATTGATCCAGTCATTGGTAGACAAAATGAAGTAAAACGTGTCATCGAGACGTTGAACCGTCGTAACAAAAACAACCCAGTTCTGATTGGGGAGCCAGGGGTTGGGAAAACGGCTATTGCTGAAGGATTAGCGACAAAAATTGTCGAGGGCGATGTTCCTGCAAAGCTTAAAAACAAGGAAGTGTATTTGTTAGATGTAGCTTCCCTTGTGGCGAATACAGGAATACGCGGCCAATTTGAAGAGAGAATGAAAAAGTTAATTTCTGAACTGCAGCGTCGTAAAAACGTTATTTTATTCGTGGACGAAATTCACCTATTAGTTGGAGCTGGAACGGCAGAAAGCTCTCAAATGGATGCAGGAAATATTCTGAAGCCTGCTCTTGCTAGAGGAGAGCTCCAGCTTATCGGAGCAACAACGCTTGCTGAATATCGCAAAATCGAAAAAGACGCAGCGTTAGAGCGTCGTTTCCAACCGATAACAGTAAAAGAGCCAACGGTTGACGAAGCCATTCAAATCCTAAATGGTTTGAAAGAGAAATACGAGCAATATCACCAAGTAACCTATACGGAGGAAGCAATTAAAGCGGCTGT is from Radiobacillus kanasensis and encodes:
- the pdaA gene encoding delta-lactam-biosynthetic de-N-acetylase — protein: MKKIMFLMLTICLFAFPLSISANSYGWGFKKGNNHQPPDVGKYAQMLQGKGFYIDPSGEKVVYLTFDNGYEKGYTGQILDVLKEKGVPATFFVTGHYVDSREKLVKRMVKEGHIIGNHSYHHPDFTKLSKGKMKKELEELEQAVADITKQDSMKYLRPPRGTFSNQTLKWANEFGYLNMFWSLAFVDWNTDAQGGWQKSYNQVLKQVHPGAIILLHTVSKDNADALAHMIDDLRKQGYTFKSLDYLLMKNLVPKPLFSL
- the mbcS gene encoding acyl-CoA synthetase MbcS, translated to MRKEELIAPEQYNIAMEMDFYAKENPTRQAIIWTDDQGNSETITYEKLIQGANQIANVFAAKGLKKGDKILVMMPRYIASYQVYLAALKSGIIIIPSSEMLRTKDLQYRVTHGEVQGVVSFYPYVSQYKGLEEYEKLTKFSVGQPVDGWHDLDGLAAEAPEQFEIVHTSRDDIAFLPYTSGTTGNPKGVVHTHGWGFAHLKTASKNWLGIKEKDVVWATAAPGWQKWVWSPFLSVLGSGSTGFVYNGRFDPNIYLGLLEDYKINVLCCTPTEYRLMAKVDNINKYKLPALHSAVSAGEPLNREVIDTFQRYFDVTVRDGYGQTENTLLLGVMKDMEVKPGSMGKPTPGNDVQIIDEIGLPVSVGVVGDIAIPLDTPALFKEYYKDLERTAKSQRGNYYVTGDQARMDEEGYFWFEGRSDDIIVSSGYTIGPFEVEDALVKHPAVKECAVVASPDEVRGNVVKAFIVLKDLSQASDTLVKELQDHVKSLTAPYKYPRKVEFIEELPKTSSGKIRRVELREKEFVQL